The Phycisphaerae bacterium region CCGGTGATCCGGGGCGATCGGCCGTGGGAAAACGACTACGCGGTGCTGCACGGAACGGTGCTGTGGGATCCGGCGGAGGAGTTGTTCAAGGCGTGGTATCATTGCGACGGGTGCTGTTACGCGGTCAGCCGAGACGGGCTGAACTGGGAGAAGCCGGAGTACGATCTGTTCCCCTGGCAAGGCCGAGCGACGAATATCGTCTACCGTGGCTTTGATCCGAAGCGCCTTGAGGAGAAGCAGTTCAACCTCGACAACGTGTCGGTGATGATCCGCCCGGACGAAACCGATCCTGGGCGTCGCTACAGGTTGTTCACGTTTCAGGCCCCGACCAGTGCGTCGGCCAAAGAGCGGTATGGCGCTGCCTGCTACGGCTATTACACCGCCTGCTCAGCGGATGGGGTCCATTGGCATTCCGGGGCCAAGCCGGTCCTCAGCCGGCTGGACGACCCGGATATGAGCGACTGCCACACGTGCATGTACGACCCGCTCAAGCGGCGTTTCATCGCGTTTACCAAACGCCACTTGTATCGGCCCGACGGCGTGGGCGATCAGGGACCGATCCAGCGGGTTCGGGGAATCTCTTTCAGCAGCGATTTCGAGCATTGGACGACCCCGCGGACGTGCCTGGTGCCGGACGATCACGACGATCGCGACGTGAATCTCTACAACATGTCGGGCTTCGTGTACGAGGGAATGTACCTGGGCCTGATCGAGGTGTACCATTCGAGCGACGACCATCGGACGATGGCGCGGATGCGAGACGTGCAGCTTGTCAGTTCGCGGGATGGCGAGCACTGGTGGCGGGCCGGCGGACGCAGAGCGTTTCTCTCGCCGAGCGGGCAAGCGGGCCGGTGGGATGCGTACATGCTCGATATTCACTCGGGCGGACCGATCCTTCGCGGCGAGCGGCTATGGTTCTACTACGGCGGCCGGGCACGGCATCACGTTCCGGGCGATACACTTTTCCCGCGGGACCGCAAGCTGGCGGCCATCGGGCTGGCGACGCTCCGGCGCGACGGGTTTGTCTCGTATGACGCCGATGCCGAAGGGGGAACGCTGACCACCAAACCGTTGATGATTGGCAGCGGCGGCGAGCTTCGGATCAACGCCAGCGTTCGAGGCGATCTCCGGGCTGAGGTGCTGGAGGTCGCTGAGGTGGATGCGCCGTCGATGGAGCCGAGTTGGCGCTTCAGAATGGGTGGGGCCCTGGAGGGCTTCGGGACACAGGACTGCCGCGGGCTGACCGGTGACTGCATGAACGAGCCGTTGACGTGGCGAGGCGGCGGGTTGGGGCGGTGGCGCGAACGCCCGGTGATCCTGCGGTTCCACCTGACCGATGGCGAGTTCTATTCGTTCTGGATGGCGTGAGCGGCGGGTCGGACTGCGATTTCCATCTGTCGGGCTGCGAGCCTGGCCGCTACCGTCGAGCGATCAGAAAGACGGCGGCGTCATTCCTGTCCAGGCGTTCGGGCTTGCCGTGGAGCAGAGACTTGACCTGCCAACCATCGGAAATCGTGATGCCGGACTCGACTTCATCCGGCGAGTAGTTGACCGCGACGATCACCCGGGTCTTCTGGTCAAGCGGGTGTTCCGTGACTCCCACGAACGGATTCGTCTTCCCGACGACCCGCTGTGAAGGAACCGAGTCCGCGACGTGGCGGTAGATCCGCCACCAGGCGGGAACGTCGGGTTCGCAGAACGCGCCGGGCTGGTGGGCGAGTTGGCGTTCGAGCGGCCAGCCGAGGAAGTACACCTTCCCGTTGCCGTACGCGCAGACCGCGAACACCGGGTTGCCGTCGTCCTCGCGAGCCAGGACCTGCGCCCGCGTCGGCTTGACCGTCAGTTTCACACCGGTCGGTATCTCGAAATTCGGCTCGCCCGGCAGGGCGTCGAAGGTCGCCTTGACGGCTCCGGGCCGGACGCAGCGGGTCTGACTCTCCAGTCCGGTGACTTCTTCGAACGAGCTGATGATGGCTGAGTCGTAGGACATATACAGCGTCGCCCCGGCTTCGACCCTGGCCAGCAGCTCAAGCCACCGCCGCCGGCGCATCCACTGCTGGCCGCAGAGTCCCGGCAGCAGATAAAGCGGGGCCTCGCGGATCGGCTGATCGGCGAACTGGAACTCGAAATCGAAACCCGCCTGCTTGGCGAGAATGAACGCGGCATAGCCGTTGCGCCATGTGTCCTGGCCGCGGGTCAGGATGCAGACCGCGTCGGTCAGCCTCGGCGGCAGGGCCTCGAACGGCATCGCCTCGATCAGCCGACGGAAGCGCCCCAACTCCCCGAGTACCGGTTTGGCCGAATGGTCACAGCGCAGCAACCCCAGTTCGCGCTCGATCGAATCCCAATCGTAGGGCGCAGCCTCCAGGTGCGACTGCTCGTTGGCGCACCACCACAGCAGCGCCCGGCCGTCGTTGGCCCACAGCGAAAACAGGTTGGTGCGCAGGTAGTCGGCGGCGACGGCG contains the following coding sequences:
- a CDS encoding cellulase family glycosylhydrolase — its product is MTDRTAFVTPGRFIVGCNYWAAHAGTAMWRDWRPEVIDRDLKVLAEAGLQIIRVFPLWPDFQPIHLLRSCQGHPAEYRFGEQPLGDDEAGQAGVSAEAIERFAEFIAIAERHGLKLSVGLVTGWMSGRLFVPPALEGLDVLTDPRAILWQVRLVRYFVRRFRDERAVIAWGLGNECNCMGTATREQAWVWAATIADAIRSADPSRPVISGMHSLFAGPEGSWTIGDQAELTDVLTTHPYPLFTPGCDLDPLNTMRSCLHATAETRLYGDVGGRPCLVEEFGTLGPNVGSDAVAADYLRTNLFSLWANDGRALLWWCANEQSHLEAAPYDWDSIERELGLLRCDHSAKPVLGELGRFRRLIEAMPFEALPPRLTDAVCILTRGQDTWRNGYAAFILAKQAGFDFEFQFADQPIREAPLYLLPGLCGQQWMRRRRWLELLARVEAGATLYMSYDSAIISSFEEVTGLESQTRCVRPGAVKATFDALPGEPNFEIPTGVKLTVKPTRAQVLAREDDGNPVFAVCAYGNGKVYFLGWPLERQLAHQPGAFCEPDVPAWWRIYRHVADSVPSQRVVGKTNPFVGVTEHPLDQKTRVIVAVNYSPDEVESGITISDGWQVKSLLHGKPERLDRNDAAVFLIARR